The Acidobacteriota bacterium genomic interval TATCTCTGACAATTCCTCCAATAATTCCAAATCCTCTTCGGTTCCTTTCCCTTCCGTTATTTTATCCAAAATTTCCCACATTCTCTGAGTTCCTTCTCTACAGGAAAGACATTTTCCGCAAGATTCATCTCGAAGAAAATTCATGAAATATTTAGCAACATCAACCATACATGTATTCTCATCCATTACAATCATTCCACCCGAACCCATCATTGAACCTGCTTCGGTTAATTTTTCAAAGTCAATTGGAAGATTGAGCAATTCACTGGGTATGCATCCTCCAGAAGGTCCTCCTGTTTGGACTGCTTTAAATTTTTTCCCACCTGGAATTCCTCCTCCAATGTCATATATTATTTCTTGTAATGTGATTCCCATTGGAACTTCCACTAACCCTGTATTATTTATCTTCCCAACTAAGGAAAATATTTTAGTGCCCTTAGAGGTTTCTGTGCCTATTTTGGAATACCAGTTTGAGCCGTTAATTATAATGAACGGAACATTTGCCCAGGTTTCAACATTGTTTATATTTGTAGGTTTCCCCCATAATCCCTTTATTGCCGGATACGGAGGTCTTTGTCTCGGCTCTCCTATTCTTCCTTCAATAGAGGAAATGAGAGCAGTTTCTTCTCCACTTACAAAAGCGCCAGCTCCTCTTACTATTTTTATGTCGAAATTAAAACCCGTTCCCATAATACTTTCGCCCAAAAAGCCATATTTTTTAGCCTGAGCAATTGCAAGAGTGGCGTTTTTTACTGCTAAAGGATATTCATGTCTTACATAAATGAATCCTTCTTTTGCTCCGATTGCATAAGCTCCTATCAACATTCCTTCAATTACACTATGAGGGTTGCCTTCTAAAAGACTTCGGTCCATATAAGCCCCAGGGTCTCCTTCATCACAATTGCAGATCAGGTATTTGGTATTGCCATTGCTGTTTTTTTTGCAAATCTCCCATTTTTTCCCTGTTAAAAACCCAGCTCCGCCCCTTCCTCTTAATCCTGACTTCTTAATTTCTTCTATGATTTCATCCTGATTCATCATTTGCAAAGCTTTCTTAAATGCTTCATAACCGTTGATTGCGATGTAGTCTTCGATCTTAGTTGGATCAATAAATCCGTTGTTTCCAAAAATGATTCTTTTCTGTTTTTGATAGAAGGGAACTTTGTCATCATAGATTATTTTTTCTTTTGTTAAAGGATCTTCATACAATAAATGCTCTACAATTTCTTTATTTTTAATTGTTTTTGAGAGTATTTCATCTACATCTTCACTTTTAACTCTTTGGTAGAATACTCCATCTGGCTGAATTACTAATATTGGACCTCTTTCACAAAATCCATGACATCCAGTGGCTCTTATGTCAACATCAAGATTCATCTCCTTTGCCCTCTCTTTAAAAGCTTCTGTAACTTTTTCACAGCCATAAGCGTGACAGCCAGTTCCATTGCATATAGTAATAGTCTGTTTGAGTGAATTTCTTTTATTCATTATTCTTTTTCTTAATTTCTCAAGATCTTCAAAATTTTTTATCTTCCTCATTTTCAAGCTCCCCTCAATTTTTTAATCAAAGGATTGACCTTCGATTTGGTCATCTGTCCATGGTAATCATTGTTTACAATAACAATGGGACCCAATGCACATGCGCCAACACAGTTAACAGATTCAAGAGAGAACATCATATCATTTGCTATTTCACCTGATTTTATCTGCAGTCTTCTTTCAAATTCCTCTAATACTCCAAGGGCTCCTCGAACGTGACAGGCTGTGCCAAGACACACTGTAACATGATATTTCCCAATCGGATGAAGTCTGAACCAGCGATAAAATGTAGCAATTTGGTATATATTTATGAGTGGGATTTTGAGTTGGTTTGAAATCTCAATCAAAGCTTCTTGGGGGAGATATTTATATTGGTCTTGAACATCCTGCAATATCGCAATTAAAAGACTTTTTTCATTTTTATATTTTTTTAGAATCGATTTACATTCTTTTAAATTAACTTCCATTATGAGTGCCTCCTAAAAATATTTGTAAAGTTATTAATCCTGAAATATTAAATAAAAAAGATAGTCTTTCTCCTCTTTTTTTATTTTGATTTGCATTTAATTATCCTTCCCGAGTCCAAATTTTTATAGGAGGAGTTTCTATAGAAGTTACCATTGCTCCATAGCCTTTCCTTTCTATAATCTCTCTGTCATTAACAATATGAATATCTAAAAAGTGGCCCATTTCTTCGCATCTATCGCCCATGAAATTTTTATAGTGCTCTAACATTTTTTTATCCAATTTTTTTATGGCTTGCTGGAGTTTTTCTTTTCCATTATTTATATGGATTATCATGTCAATATCTGATGTAAATGATGCTCTGTCCTCTAAAACAGTGCCATAAATATAAGCAGCCTTAATACAACTGTTAACAGTATTATTCAAATAGGAAACTATTTGTTTGGCTAAAGCATATCTGAATGAACTATGAGTTTTTTTATCTCCCTGGTGAAGTGACGTCAGAATCAGATTTCTGCCCTGCTTTGTCTTTTCCACACAGAAACTCAAGGCATTATCAAACATCATTTTTATAGTCATACTCATTTAAATAATTTAACGCATGAATCTTTGTTACATCTTACTTGATTTGCTCTCACCTCAATCCTCTTCCCAGAGGGGAGAGGGATGGTAAGGGGCCAGTAATGCATCAGAATTAAATGTGTTTGTATTATTAAAAAAGAAAGCCCCCTCAGTGCCTTCCTGATTAAAAGGATCTTTAGCTGCTTAGATGACCTGGAAAACAGCCATTGAAAGACGCCTTTTCTTATCAGAGAAATTTTGGCATCAAGGGGGCATATATTCATTTTTTATTTCTCAATTCCTCTTTTTTTATTTGAATATGTTCTTGATAAACTTCACATTTAAGATAATCTTTACAGGTGCAATATCTCTCTTTTTCTGATCGACTGGGAACAATTATTTTTTTCTCAAATACCTTGCAATATCTCATCACTGTTTCTTCATAGAAAGGGCACTTCATTTTTATTTCCATCCATTATTTTTAAAGCAAATTTAGTGCCAATCATTATTTTGACAAAATAAGTTAAATTAAAATATTGTAATTGATTGAATTTTAAGGATTTGTAATTAATAAAATTTTTTGATAGGGATTTATAGAATTATTAAGAGAAGTTGATTTGTATTAAATATGTTTAATATTTATACATTAAATCTATTCTTCTAAAAAGAAGAGTACAAATTATGGAAAAAGAAGAGTCTGTTTCAAATTGACTAAGGCTCTAAGGGGACGGGAATGCATCAGAATTAAATGCGTTTGAATTAGTAGAAGTGGAATGAGTAAAGGTGTGGATCTTTAAAGATTAGTTGTTCTGATAATAACTGTATAATTATTATACATATTTTATTTTTTTAATTTATATTTTTTAATTTTATTGTAAAGAGTTAATCTTTCTACCCCTAAAATCCTCGCACTTTTGCTGATATTCCAGTTATTTTCATTTAAAATATTGGATATATAATCTTTTTCAATTTCGTTTAATGATTTTTTTAAAGAGGGCATATTAGATTCCATTTTTGTTTTTTCAATTATTGTCGGAGGAAGATCTTCGGGTTTAATAATTTTATCCTTGCATAAGATAACCAATCTCTCAATCATATTTTCTAATTCTCGGATATTCCCTGGCCATTCATATTCCATTAGTAAATTCATTGCAGCAGGAGATATCGACTTTTTATCTCTACCCGATTCAAGACTATATTTAGTCAAGAAATGATCGACAAGAAGAGGTATATCTTCTTTTCTTTCTTTCAATTCAGGGAGGTATATGGGAATAACATTTAAACGATAAAATAAATCTTCTCTGAAAGTGCCATTTTTTACTGCTTCTTCTAAATTTTTATTACTCGAGGTAATAATGCGAATATCTATTTTTATTAATTCTGAGCCACCAACTCTTCTAAATTCTCTTTCTTGTAGAACCCTTAACAGATGTATTTGTGTCTCAAGACTCATATCACCTATTTCGTCAAGAAATAATGTTCCACCATTGGCGAGCTCAAAACGTCCTTTTTTTGTATAAATAGCCCCTGTAAAAGCCCCTTTCTCATGGCCAAACAATTCACTTTCCAGGAGTTCTCTTGGGATAGCTGCACAATTGGCTGCGATAAAAGGTTTATTCCAGCGCTGGCTTTTTTGGTGAATTGCTCTTGCAATTACCTCTTTCCCAGTGCCACTCGCTCCTTGAATCAGCACAGTAGCGTTGCTATCAGCTATATTTTCAACTAACTCTAAAATTTTCTTCATCTGATGACTTTTTCCAACAATATTTTTTAGACTATACCTATCTTCTAACTGTTGTCGTAACTGAATATTTTCAGCTTCTAATTGTTGATATTTAACTATTGTTTTTACTGTCAACTCAATTTCGTCTAAGGAAAATGGTTTAATTAAATAATTATATGCTCCTTCCCTCATAGCTTTTATGGCTGTTTCTATTGTGGCATAGGCTGTCATAATTATTACTGCCACCCCTGGATTTATTTTTTTGATAGCCTGGAGAACTTCAAGGCCATCTTTTCCAGGCATCTTAAGGTCTATAAAGGCTACATTGAAGGATTCTAATCTGATTTTTTCAATGGCATCTTTTCCATTTGCTGCAACAATAACATTGTATCCCTTTTCTTTTAACCAATCTGACATGGTGTTTCGCATGATAGCTTCATCATCTGCAATTAATATATTAACCTTTTTATTCATTTATATTTTCTCTCTTGAGAGGTAGTTTAATAATAAAGGTTGTTCCTTTATTTACTTCACTCTGGACTTCAATACTCCCATCGTGCTCATCTATGATTCCGTAGACAACCGATAATCCTAAACCTGTTCCTTTTCCTTGGGGCTTAGAACTGAAAAAGGGGTCAAAAAGGTAGGGTAAATTCTCTTGGGGGATTCCATATCCTGTATCAACAATTCCAATTTCAATGGTATTTCTTTTTTGATTATACTTAGAAAAAATCTTTAATTCTCCTCCTTTCGGCATAGCTTCCATAGAGTTTAAAATTATATTCATTAAAGCTTGATGAATTTGATGAGCATCAGCAAATATTTGAGGTAGATTATGTTCTAATTCTTTAAATATAATGATATTCTGAATCGAAGCCTGAGGTTCAATAAGAGCGATTAATTCTTGTATAACTGTATTAACATCCATTAGGGCAGGATTAATCTTGGGAGGTCTTGAAAATGCGAGAAAATCACGGACAATTTTTATGCATCGATTTAATTCTTGCTCAGAAGCTTTCAAATACTTAATCGAATCAATATAATCTTTTGGTTTGGGGTTAGACTTGTTAATCTTTGTGGAAATCAATTTCAAACAATTTGAGATTCCGCTGAGGGGATTATTTATTTCATGGGCTACCCCTGCAGCCAATTGTCCCACTGCCGCTAATTTCTCTGACCTTATAAGCTTTTCCTGTTGCTTTTTGATCTCCTGATCATGTCGCCTCAACATCTTAACAATTCTTTTTGAAACAAATATGGTAAAGTTAATAATAGCCACAATTGTTATAAAATTAATTAGTAAAAATATATTTCTTAAGTGGTAAATTGTCTTGAATGCTTCTGATCTATCCTGCTCAACCATCAGACACCATTCCATGTTAGGTATCCAGTAGTAAGCTCCTAAAACAATTTTATTTCTATAATCAACATACTCACCCACACCGGATCTACCTTTTTTGCATTCTTGGGTTCCTTTAGTTGATATTTTCTTTTTTAAAATATAGCCTGGTTCAAATTTTGATTCGGTAAGAAAAAATCCATCTTTGTTAACCAAATAACTCTCACCAGTTTTACCTATTTCAATGTCTTGCATTAATTTGTGAATAGACTCTAATTTGATTCTTTCAGCTAATACACCCATTATTTCATTTTTAAAATTTCTAATCGGTGTTGCAACAATCATAGTTGGTTTATTAATGCTTGGGGATGAGTAAACATTTGTATTGAAAGTTTTTCCATTTAAGACTTCATGAAAATAATTTATTTCTCCAATAATATCTTTAGTTTTTCCAGTAGTGATAAGCATCTGCCCCTTTCTATTTAATATAAAAATTTCATTGTAACAACCATATTTGTTTTTTACAAATTGAAGATGTGCTTTTAGATTAACATAGTTTTTTTGGTTAATATCTATGTTGGGATATGGATTTTTTATATCATTAAAAAATTTTATTACTTCAGATGAGCGGGCAAAGACTTCAGCATCAGCATGGCGTTCGAACAGCCATTTCTGTATTGCGATACCTTTATTTTTAGCTATTTCAAAAAGATGAGTGGAAATAATATTATGGAGAGAATTTCTAAAACTGTAGTAGGAAACTAAAGAAATCGTAAGTAATGGAGTTAGAGATAGAAATAGAAATAGAATAATGAAAGACTTTTCAAGAGCTCTATATCTATCCTTTTCTGTTCTCATTTCATTAATTATTGTTTAATATTTATACACTATAATTATTCGCTGATTTCAGTAAATTGTCAATTTA includes:
- the nuoF gene encoding NADH-quinone oxidoreductase subunit NuoF, which translates into the protein MRKIKNFEDLEKLRKRIMNKRNSLKQTITICNGTGCHAYGCEKVTEAFKERAKEMNLDVDIRATGCHGFCERGPILVIQPDGVFYQRVKSEDVDEILSKTIKNKEIVEHLLYEDPLTKEKIIYDDKVPFYQKQKRIIFGNNGFIDPTKIEDYIAINGYEAFKKALQMMNQDEIIEEIKKSGLRGRGGAGFLTGKKWEICKKNSNGNTKYLICNCDEGDPGAYMDRSLLEGNPHSVIEGMLIGAYAIGAKEGFIYVRHEYPLAVKNATLAIAQAKKYGFLGESIMGTGFNFDIKIVRGAGAFVSGEETALISSIEGRIGEPRQRPPYPAIKGLWGKPTNINNVETWANVPFIIINGSNWYSKIGTETSKGTKIFSLVGKINNTGLVEVPMGITLQEIIYDIGGGIPGGKKFKAVQTGGPSGGCIPSELLNLPIDFEKLTEAGSMMGSGGMIVMDENTCMVDVAKYFMNFLRDESCGKCLSCREGTQRMWEILDKITEGKGTEEDLELLEELSEIVKDASMCGLGQTAPNPVLSTLRYFREEYQAHIIDKKCPAGVCKPLIRYYIDKDICVLQGHGCGVCQRNCPEEAISGEKKVAHEIDRLKCIKCGICMEVCKFDAVYIE
- a CDS encoding NAD(P)H-dependent oxidoreductase subunit E; the protein is MEVNLKECKSILKKYKNEKSLLIAILQDVQDQYKYLPQEALIEISNQLKIPLINIYQIATFYRWFRLHPIGKYHVTVCLGTACHVRGALGVLEEFERRLQIKSGEIANDMMFSLESVNCVGACALGPIVIVNNDYHGQMTKSKVNPLIKKLRGA
- a CDS encoding sigma-54 dependent transcriptional regulator, with product MNKKVNILIADDEAIMRNTMSDWLKEKGYNVIVAANGKDAIEKIRLESFNVAFIDLKMPGKDGLEVLQAIKKINPGVAVIIMTAYATIETAIKAMREGAYNYLIKPFSLDEIELTVKTIVKYQQLEAENIQLRQQLEDRYSLKNIVGKSHQMKKILELVENIADSNATVLIQGASGTGKEVIARAIHQKSQRWNKPFIAANCAAIPRELLESELFGHEKGAFTGAIYTKKGRFELANGGTLFLDEIGDMSLETQIHLLRVLQEREFRRVGGSELIKIDIRIITSSNKNLEEAVKNGTFREDLFYRLNVIPIYLPELKERKEDIPLLVDHFLTKYSLESGRDKKSISPAAMNLLMEYEWPGNIRELENMIERLVILCKDKIIKPEDLPPTIIEKTKMESNMPSLKKSLNEIEKDYISNILNENNWNISKSARILGVERLTLYNKIKKYKLKK
- a CDS encoding ATP-binding protein, which translates into the protein MRTEKDRYRALEKSFIILFLFLSLTPLLTISLVSYYSFRNSLHNIISTHLFEIAKNKGIAIQKWLFERHADAEVFARSSEVIKFFNDIKNPYPNIDINQKNYVNLKAHLQFVKNKYGCYNEIFILNRKGQMLITTGKTKDIIGEINYFHEVLNGKTFNTNVYSSPSINKPTMIVATPIRNFKNEIMGVLAERIKLESIHKLMQDIEIGKTGESYLVNKDGFFLTESKFEPGYILKKKISTKGTQECKKGRSGVGEYVDYRNKIVLGAYYWIPNMEWCLMVEQDRSEAFKTIYHLRNIFLLINFITIVAIINFTIFVSKRIVKMLRRHDQEIKKQQEKLIRSEKLAAVGQLAAGVAHEINNPLSGISNCLKLISTKINKSNPKPKDYIDSIKYLKASEQELNRCIKIVRDFLAFSRPPKINPALMDVNTVIQELIALIEPQASIQNIIIFKELEHNLPQIFADAHQIHQALMNIILNSMEAMPKGGELKIFSKYNQKRNTIEIGIVDTGYGIPQENLPYLFDPFFSSKPQGKGTGLGLSVVYGIIDEHDGSIEVQSEVNKGTTFIIKLPLKRENINE